The following is a genomic window from Lagenorhynchus albirostris chromosome 2, mLagAlb1.1, whole genome shotgun sequence.
GGACTTGGAGGTGGCTTGTGTTGGGCACTGCTATTCAGTGCTGGCTTTGGGGCAGCGTCTGAGAGGACCCTCCCTGACAGGCATCCTCCTTCTGTCCAGGCCACTGCCATGGCGTGAGCAGCCCCCCTCCACCGGCTGCAGTCCAGGCAAATTTTCTTCTCTCTACACGGTGTGTGGCTGGCCTCAGACCTGCGTTTCCAACTGAGCCACTTAGGCGattctgtgactcagttttctcacctctaaAGTGGGGATAATGTGGACCTTGGCAACAGATGGGGTTCGGCAGGGCTAAAGCTTGCACAGAGATGGGCAGGACCCCAGCACTGGCCGGGGCATACCTCACGTCCCTGTGGTTGACACAGCCCTGACTGCCTGGGAGCAGGTACCTGGCACACCCGACACCCCCGTCCTGGAGAGCAGCAGTTCTGCTAagtgcagtttatttattttggaaaagccATCACCCGTATTACAGCTTCTAAGGGTACCTGAAAGCTTGCACTTATGTACGTTTGCTGCACGGTGAATAATGTCCCCTTGGCACCTGAGGTCCTGGCCTCACAGTGAagaggcagtgggtggggccaggCCCCCAAGCACTGGGTGATGGCTGGGATGGGTGTGGCCACCTGCCAGCCTGTCACTGAGGCAAAGCGGTCGAGGCCCCCTCCCTTGTGCTATGTCATCCTGGGACTCCTGAGCTCCACGGGGATGGAGCAGTaaggggcagggaagagggagcACAGCATCTCGCTGGATGCTGGAGAGGGAGAAGCCAGCACTGGCCCAGAGGAGTCCTGGGATCCTGGGGGTTCTCAGGCTGTGCTGTGCAGACTCTAGGCCACAGGCAGCGGCTGACACGTGTGCAGGGCGGTGGCAGCAGGGCAGTCCTTCCCTCGGGGCTTCAGGTCCTGCTGTCACTGCTGAGGACACGTGGGCCCCTGGCTGAGGAGGCGAGGGGCGGGGGGAAAGCCTGCAGTGCTGACCCCTGCCCAGGACTTTCTCCCTGTCCTGGGGACAGCCAGCCGTTACAGAGGGGCCCAAGGCAGCCCAGCTGGGCAGACACTGCGTCCTGCGCCCCACGACTCCCCGGCAGGGGCAGCTTTTCCATGAACACTAATCCTGACCCCCACTGACTGCTTCCTGCACTTCATCCACCCGGGAAAGGCCTGACTGGACATGAGTGTACCTTAGCTGAGGGTAAAGATGAGATGCCCAGGCAAAGGAGAGGCCGGGCGTGGAGCAGACGGCCAGCGTCTGCCTTCTCCGTGAAGCCTGTCTGCAGAGGCTGGATGCTCTGAATGGCTCCCGACGAGCTCAGCTCACAGGGGGACCCAGAAAGTTCCACGGTGGGACTGATAGGTCCCGGCTGCCCCCACCCAGCTCTGGATTAGGGGAAGCCCACCCCACCTGGGCCTGCCAGCCCCTAGGGTAGGTCCAGCAGGGCGTGCTCGGCGTACAGCCTCTGGGAGATGTCGTAGACGCGTTCGATGAAGGGCAGGGCCTCGCCCAGCATCTCCACGGCCTGCTCGGGGGACCCCACGTTCATGGTCTCCAGGAAGACCTTGCGTGTGGGCAGTGCACAGAAGGCCACGGTAACGGCGCGGCGGATGATCCAAGGGTGGTAGGCGGCCAGCGAGGCATTGTAAGAGTCAGTGCAGAGCGCGGCAGTGCGCGCGTCCTCAGGGCTGGTGCGGATGCCCTCCAGGAAGAGCTGCAGCCAGTGCAGGGCGCGGTGCAGCCGCAGCACCGTCCGGCAGCCCGAGTCGGGGTGGCGGGAGCGCCTCTCCAGGTCCACCAGCTGGCTGCCCACCTCGTAGGCCACCATGGCCTGCAGGGTGCTATAGTGCTCCTGCTGGGGGCCACCGCACAGCTGCTCCATGATCTGCAGCTTCGCCACCACATCCTTGGAGATGAACGAGAAGATGGTGCCCAGGCTGTTGAGGAACCTGCGCAAGGGAGGCGGGCGCTCAGCTGGGGGTGCGGGGGAGAGCACCCCCCACCTTCTGGGCCGCTAGTGAGGACAGCTGACCAGCGCCGGGCCGGCAGGTGACTACGAGTGCCAGTGGGACGCAGTGGGACACGTGGCCAGGAAAGGCCCTCGCACGCACCTGACCAGCCCCCTCCAGCTGGCGAGGTAGTGGTCCAACAGCACCTCTTCCTTCTCGTTGAGACACTgcttgaaactgagcaggacaaCTTTCAGATTAAAGTCTGACTCCAAGTCATCCATTTCAACAGGAACTGAAACACACCGGGAGTCAGGCTGTGGGTTGTCTCCTGGTGAGGAGGCTCCCTCCTTGGGTCATTATTtcggggagggagggcaggggcagcTGGAAAGAAACAGCTGGGCTACTGCTGCTCCCCAGTGAAAGCCCACAATAACCCCCATCCCCaggccagcccctcctccccaggagcCCACCTCGCTCTGCTCGGGTCACACACTCGCAGACACACAGGCCTGGCCCGGCTCTTAGCACGGCCCCCCGACGCTCAGGCTTGTCAAACCACTGCCACGTCTCACTCGTGGGAGGCGTCTCTGCTCAGGTTTCCTTGCTGGTTTATAGTCTGTCTCTCTTGAGTGTATGTCTGTTCCTACTAACTGGAGAAGTATTTGCTGAGTCCCCACCCAGAGCCAGGCACCCATTCCAGTGCACTGTGAGTGAGACCGACAGCCTGGCCCCGCTGAGGCAACAGCCTagtggcaggtgtgtgtgtgtgtgtgataatagCAAAGACAGGAAGTTCAACACAGTAGGTAAAAGGATAAGCACCGTGGAGAGACAGACTGTGGGCTGAGGCTGGAGGGCCATGCCCTTCCTTGCTTGAAGCTGCATCGCAACACACAGAGCAGAGGCTGTGGGGTCAGCATTTGCCGACAGATGGACAGACACCAGTCTTCTCACTCCTACTGTAACTGTACCCGTCGCACACAGAAGGGCAGCTGGAGCACACACAGGTTTTCTCACACTCTGAAGACAGCCAcaggccctcccccagccccagggagtCCAGAAGTGCCCCAGGCCAGAGGCCTGCTCTGGATTCTGGCATTCATATAGTCACTCCACAAACACCCAAGTGCCCAAGCGTTAGTGGGTGTCGCTGGGCACCTCAGCCCCTGCCTCCCTGGGTGCCTGGGGCCTGCACTGCGGTGTGGCTCTGACAGGCCCTGGGGACTGAGCTGTGTCTCACCTCATGTCCAGGACAAGCTCTCACCTCTTTGGGCATGGGGGTTCCTGTGCTCTTGGTGCTGGGAGCACTGTGGGAGCCCGGTCGCCCGAGGTGTGTGGTGAGAGCTCAGCCAGGAGAGCACACTGGTGTGCCTGGGCAGGGTCTGCCTTCCACTGTGCGGGCAAATCGTGCACTGTTCTAAGATCCTGTCCCACATCTTTGGGGAAAATGGGCCCGCacaccctcccctgcccaccacccaggCTGCTGGGAGCATCTGATGGGGCCCAGTAGGTGCTGCTGAGGCCCTGCAGGCCCCACGGCTTGGCCGCATGCCTGGCACTGGGTGGAGTGCCCAGAGGTGAGCTCACCCTGTCTTCAGGTGTGGGGGACAGCCGGGCCTGGACTCGGGAAGATAACACTCCGGAGGTTTCTAGAacacccctcccctctctcagGCCCTCAGTCTTCTGTCCACCGAGCAGATGGCCTCTGAGGCCCTCAGGGCTACCTTCCTGGTCACCAGACATCCTGTGGGCCTGGCCTTCCTGCCCAGAACCTGAGCCAGCAGCCAACAGGAGGTGCCAGCAGCCTTTCAGAGCTTGGAAAAAACAGGAAGGGCAGGGGCGGCGCGGCCGGGGGCGGGCAGCCTGCCAGCTCTGGGAAGGTGATGCAGGGCACCGCCAAGGCTCCCCCAGGGGCAGTCCACGGTCCCAAGGTCAGGGCTCGTCCTGAGGCCGGCCTGAGCACCGCAGCCCTGTGGCTGACAGCAAGCTGAAGGACCCCAGGAAAAAGGGGGCAACCCTCCGGCACCACAGCCCCAGTCTCGCCTGCTAAGGGGGCTCCGGGTGGCGCCGAGGTGGGATCCGGGGCTCGGGTGGGTCCTGCTccagctgaggcccagggatgGCTCAGGGGCCCGGGGTCCGGGCCAGCGCGGGAGTCGGGTCCTCGGCCGCCCCCTCCCACGCCCGGTTCGGTTGGGGTGGGTTTCCTCAGCGCCAGCTCGATCCCACCGCGTCCGGCTCACCTGCAACGCCGCCCCTCACCTGCCCCGCGCAGCCGCAGTGGAggccgcggccccgcccccggccactGACCCACCGCCCGGGATTGGCTGCCGGCCGCCCAATCAGAAGGTCCGATGCGCGGGTCCGAGTTTCCGTCGGGCGCGCCGGAAGCTGGCACCTCTGGGGTTGCGCTTGCGCAGTACGTCGCCGCGAGTCGGACGCGCATGGAGGACTCCGGGACGCAGGCGCCTGGGTTTCGTGAGGCAGTAGTGGTCCCGCCGGCTCGCTGAGCGCGCCCGACAGGATGCCCGAGATCAGGGTCACGCCCCTGGGTGAGTGCGGCGCGGTGCGGCGCGGCGCGGGAGGAGCGCCCGAAAAGGCCGGTGGGAGGCTCGGAGGGCCGGGGACCCCGGGACGTGTCGTCCTTGCCGCGCGGCCCCCTGCCCGGCACCGGTGCTTAGGGCgcctttcttctgcttctgcaTCCTCGCCACTTCCTGCCCTTCCACCTCCTCCATCTGTCTCGCGTCCCGCTTCCCTGCAGCCTCCGTTTACCCGTTTACCCGTTTACCCGTCTGCGGTCCACCCCAAGTCAACCCTTGTTTTACTTGACCGCCGCAgcgttaaaaaacaaaacaaaacaaaaaaaccctcaaaacttTGCTTTTTGCAAAAGATGTAAGTGCACAGTTTAAAGACTCAAGCAGTACAGAAcagtgtgaaggaggaaagatcaCTCAGAATCAGAAACAGCTGGGGTCTCCGTGCACACGTGCCAGGGGCTTTTCGGgaacctgccccctgccctggccGTGTGTTGGAAGCATCTTCTCCTAGGGGTGTCCCCCGCAGCTCCACATCCTTTCTTTTGTGGTGAGCTCTCCTCAAAATagcccacccagcccccagcGTGGACACTGAGCTGTTgacagctgcagtgaacactccTGACCCTGGCCTGCTGGGTCACAGCGCACATCCTACCCCACCAAAGGTGTCGTCACCCCCACGGCCTCTCCTAGTTGTTGGCTCCGGGTCCCCTCTGGCTGCTTCAGCCCCACGCTCTCCCCACGCCTGGTTCTTCTCCAGGGGCCTTTGCAGGATCCTTCCAGCCTGACCCTTTCCCAGGTGACCCCTTTCTCaccactcattctttttttttttttaagatttatttatcatttatttggccgcgttgggtcttcattgatgggcacgggttttctctagttgtggcgagcagtgTCTACTCTTGGTTTtagtgcgcgggcttttcattgtggtggcttctcttgttgcggagcatgggctctaggcatgcgggcttcagtagttgtggcacacgggctcagtagttgtggctcacgggcttagttgttctgtcaCCGCTCATTCTTGAATGATCCTATCTTCTTACTGCTTCTTTTACCCCAAATCTGCACCTGGGTGTGCCCCCAAAGTCACTCAGCCACAGCACCATCAGAGCAGAACTACTTCTGTGTCACCATCTGCCTTTGCCAGTTTCTGCCTCATGACCCCCTTGGTCtctcccaccacagggcctttgcacagctGCCCCTCTCATCCCAGCTGTCCCTCTCCACCCTGCTCGGAATTCGTCTTCTCAGGCAGGGCTGGAAGTTTGTGTGCCCTTCCCTGCCTTACTTTTTCCTGAGGTGCTGATCTCCCCGAATGCAAGTTTGTCTAGGTGATTATTGTCCGTGTTctcggacacacacacacacacacacacacacacacacacacacacacacacacacacacacacacacacacacacacacacacacacacacacacacacacacacacacacacacacacacacctggaacCTAAACTCCCTGCGGCCACATGTCTCCTTGTTTTCTTCCCACTCTCCTGTgtgtcccaggctctgtcccCACTTCGCCTGCCCAGTTCGGGCCACTGTCTTTGCTTCCTGGGATTGTTGTGGGTGTTCCTGTTGGGAGCAGGCGGCCAGTGCCTCAGAGCTGAGCTCCGGAGTCTGGAAAACTGTCCCTGGTCCCATGCTCAGGAGCCATGTGCCGTGGGCGGATCCCGTGACTTCTGGGACTTCACATCCTCGTCCGTGAAGAGGGGTGGCCCTTCTCCCTCCCACACATGTCTGCAGTGCCTCTGAGCGGGGCATGGCTTGGGGCTGGAGGTGCAATAGGAAGCAGGCTGagaccctgccctcagggagctcacatcCTGGTGGGGGGAGCAGGCCTGTGAGAGACTTCGAGGCCACTGTCTGTGGCTGGGCTGCCTGAGGCTCACAGGTGAAGCTCGTGGCTGCTCTCACCTGCCGTTGTCACAGGTGACTGAAGCTTCTTGAGGACCAGCCGCGGCCCACTTTGGGCGGTGGCCTGGTCACCCTGGTGTGTGTGGTGCTAACAGAAGGTTCAGAAGGTTCCTTGCAGAGGGAGGCTTGTAGGATCCAAGATGAAAAATAGGTCATTTGCTGTCATCGGGCCTTGTGAGGCTGTGTCCCTTTCCTTCTGGGTGCCCAGACCCTAGAGGAGGTGACAGATGGCCGTA
Proteins encoded in this region:
- the CPTP gene encoding ceramide-1-phosphate transfer protein; protein product: MDDLESDFNLKVVLLSFKQCLNEKEEVLLDHYLASWRGLVRFLNSLGTIFSFISKDVVAKLQIMEQLCGGPQQEHYSTLQAMVAYEVGSQLVDLERRSRHPDSGCRTVLRLHRALHWLQLFLEGIRTSPEDARTAALCTDSYNASLAAYHPWIIRRAVTVAFCALPTRKVFLETMNVGSPEQAVEMLGEALPFIERVYDISQRLYAEHALLDLP